Genomic DNA from Pseudomonas fluorescens:
ACGACTCAGGTATCAATAAGGAAGAACCGTGACCCTCATTTATGGCCACCGCGGCGCCAAGGGCGAAGCGCCGGAAAACACCCTGACCGGTTTTCAGGAGTGCCTCAAGCACGGCGTACGCCGTTGCGAGCTGGACCTGCACCTTTCGATGGACGGCGAGTTGATGGTGATCCACGACCCGACCCTCAAGCGCACCACCGATCGCCGGGGCAAGGTGGTCGAGCATTCCGCCGCCGAGCTGGTGACCTACGATGCGCGCAAAGGTGGCCCGGGCTGGATCAAGCCGTGCCCGATCCCACGCCTGGAGGAGCTGTTCGAGAAGTGTGATTTCGAGCACTGGCAACTGGAGGTCAAAAGCGCCTCGCGCACCCGCGCCGCCGCTACGGTGCTGGGCATTCGCGAAATGGCCCAGCGTTTCGGGCTGCTGGACAAAATCACCATCACGTCCAGTTCCCGGGAAGTGCTCAAGGCAGCCCTGGAC
This window encodes:
- a CDS encoding glycerophosphodiester phosphodiesterase, translating into MTLIYGHRGAKGEAPENTLTGFQECLKHGVRRCELDLHLSMDGELMVIHDPTLKRTTDRRGKVVEHSAAELVTYDARKGGPGWIKPCPIPRLEELFEKCDFEHWQLEVKSASRTRAAATVLGIREMAQRFGLLDKITITSSSREVLKAALDLTPDISRGLVAEYAWLDPLKVAQSYGCEILALNWTLCTPERLIKAQRQGLHVSVWTVNEPALMRRLADFGADSLITDFPGLATATLENC